In Rhineura floridana isolate rRhiFlo1 chromosome 6, rRhiFlo1.hap2, whole genome shotgun sequence, one genomic interval encodes:
- the SLC5A9 gene encoding sodium/glucose cotransporter 4 isoform X2, whose translation MAIPVFKGKNPKPFWNGIFQAADSEVDHCFDPGQDLAGSDQATWALLVLGWIFVPVYISSGVVTMPEYLRKRFGGQRIQIYMSVLSLVLYIFTKISTDIFSGALFIQVSLGWNLYLSTVILLAVTAIYTIAGGLTAVIYTDALQTVIMVLGALVLMFIGFDKVGWYEGLQEKYSRAIPSVIVPNTTCHLPRKDAFHMMRDPVNGDIPWPGLIFGLSVLALWCWCTDQVIVQRSLSAKSLSHAKGGSVLGGYLKIFPMFFIVMPGMISRALFPDDVGCVDPEICEKVCGAKVGCSNIAYPKLVMELMPVGLRGLMIAVIMAALMSSLTSIFNSSSTLFAIDIWQRLRNKATDQELMIVGRVFVLILVAISILWIPIIQTANSGQLFDYIQSITSYLAPPITALFILAIFCKRINEPGAFWGLMFGLAVGVIRMVMEFIYMVPSCGEEDQRPAVLKDLHYLYFAIILCVLTAVVIVFVSLCTPPIPEENLAQLTWWTRHSKTPAKDLENHSTEIISSKGENNLDTIQSENGDLVHTEHGDVKHPCWKKVYFWFCGISIDPKPTLTREDAAALEKKLTSIKEEPVWKAVCNVNAVVLLAINIFLWGYFG comes from the exons ATGGCTATCCCAGTGTTTAAAGGGAAAAACCCCAAACCATTTTGGAATGGAATCTTCCAGGCTGCTGATTCTGAAGTGGACCATTGTTTTGATCCTGGTCAAGATCTGGCTGGATCAGATCAG GCCACGTGGGCATTGCTGGTCCTTGGCTGGATCTTTGTGCCAGTTtacatttcttcaggagtggtcaccATGCCCGAATACCTAAGGAAAAGATTTGGAGGGCAGAGGATTCAAATCTACATGTCTGTACTGTCCCTCGTTCTGTATATATTCACCAAAATATCA ACAGATATTTTCTCTGGTGCACTTTTTATCCAAGTCTCTCTCGGCTGGAACCTTTACCTCTCTACAGTGATCTTGTTAGCAGTGACAGCCATCTATACTATAGCTG GTGGTTTAACTGCAGTGATATATACAGATGCTCTGCAGACGGTGATCATGGTGCTTGGAGCTTTGGTACTTATGTTTATAG GCTTTGATAAAGTTGGGTGGTATGAAGGTCTGCAAGAGAAGTATAGTAGAGCCATACCTAGTGTCATTGTGCCAAACACTACATGTCACTTGCCACGGAAAGATGCTTTCCATATGATGAGGGATCCTGTCAATGGAGATATTCCATGGCCCGGGCTTATATTTGGCCTCTCTGTGCTTGCCCTGTGGTGCTGGTGCACTGATCAG GTGATTGTGCAAAGGTCACTCTCAGCGAAGAGCCTCTCTCATGCTAAAGGCGGGTCAGTGCTGGGTGGATATTTGAAAATATTTCCAATGTTTTTCATTGTCATGCCAGGCATGATTAGCAGAGCTCTCTTTCCAG ATGATGTGGGATGTGTAGACCCAGAAATCTGCGAGAAGGTCTGTGGAGCTAAAGTGGGTTGTTCAAACATTGCCTATCCTAAGCTGGTAATGGAACTCATGCCTGTAG GACTCCGTGGTTTGATGATTGCTGTGATTATGGCTGCCTTGATGAGCTCTCTCACCTCTATCTTCAATAGCAGCAGCACACTGTTTGCCATAGATATCTGGCAGCGACTCCGTAACAAGGCCACTGATCAGGAGCTCATGATCGTTGGAAG GGTGTTTGTTCTCATTCTCGTTGCCATTAGCATCCTCTGGATCCCCATCATCCAGACAGCCAACAGCGGCCAGCTCTTTGACTACATTCAGTCAATAACCAGTTACCTAGCGCCACCCATCACTGCACTCTTCATCCTAGCAATCTTCTGTAAGAGGATCAATGAGCCA GGAGCTTTCTGGGGATTGATGTTTGGGCTAGCAGTCGGAGTCATACGGATGGTCATGGAGTTCATCTACATGGTGCCCTCCTGTGGTGAGGAGGACCAAAGGCCAGCTGTGTTGAAAGATTTGCACTATTTGTACTTTGCTATCATCCTGTGTGTATTAACAGCAGTTGTCATCGTCTTTGTTAGCCTCTGCACACCACCAATCCCAGAGGAAAAT CTTGCCCAACTGACATGGTGGACTAGACATAGCAAAACACCTGCAAAAGACCTGGAGAACCATAGCACAGAGATTATTTCATCCAAGGGAGAGAATAATTTGGATACTATTCAATCAGAGAATGGAGATTTAGTACATACAGAACATGGAG ATGTGAAGCATCCTTGCTGGAAGAAAGTATATTTCTGGTTCTGTGGGATTTCCATTGACCCCAAGCCAACTTTAACCAGAGAGGATGCAGCAGCCCTTGAAAAGAAGCTCACCAGCATCAAGGAAGAGCCAGTGTGGAAAGCTGTCTGCAATGTCAATGCTGTAGTTCTCTTGGCTATTAACATCTTCTTATGGGGATACTTTGGATGA
- the SLC5A9 gene encoding sodium/glucose cotransporter 4 isoform X3 produces MSSNVGSGLFIGLAGTGAAGGLAVGGFEWNATWALLVLGWIFVPVYISSGVVTMPEYLRKRFGGQRIQIYMSVLSLVLYIFTKISTDIFSGALFIQVSLGWNLYLSTVILLAVTAIYTIAGGLTAVIYTDALQTVIMVLGALVLMFIGFDKVGWYEGLQEKYSRAIPSVIVPNTTCHLPRKDAFHMMRDPVNGDIPWPGLIFGLSVLALWCWCTDQVIVQRSLSAKSLSHAKGGSVLGGYLKIFPMFFIVMPGMISRALFPDDVGCVDPEICEKVCGAKVGCSNIAYPKLVMELMPVGLRGLMIAVIMAALMSSLTSIFNSSSTLFAIDIWQRLRNKATDQELMIVGRVFVLILVAISILWIPIIQTANSGQLFDYIQSITSYLAPPITALFILAIFCKRINEPGAFWGLMFGLAVGVIRMVMEFIYMVPSCGEEDQRPAVLKDLHYLYFAIILCVLTAVVIVFVSLCTPPIPEENLAQLTWWTRHSKTPAKDLENHSTEIISSKGENNLDTIQSENGDLVHTEHGDVKHPCWKKVYFWFCGISIDPKPTLTREDAAALEKKLTSIKEEPVWKAVCNVNAVVLLAINIFLWGYFG; encoded by the exons GCCACGTGGGCATTGCTGGTCCTTGGCTGGATCTTTGTGCCAGTTtacatttcttcaggagtggtcaccATGCCCGAATACCTAAGGAAAAGATTTGGAGGGCAGAGGATTCAAATCTACATGTCTGTACTGTCCCTCGTTCTGTATATATTCACCAAAATATCA ACAGATATTTTCTCTGGTGCACTTTTTATCCAAGTCTCTCTCGGCTGGAACCTTTACCTCTCTACAGTGATCTTGTTAGCAGTGACAGCCATCTATACTATAGCTG GTGGTTTAACTGCAGTGATATATACAGATGCTCTGCAGACGGTGATCATGGTGCTTGGAGCTTTGGTACTTATGTTTATAG GCTTTGATAAAGTTGGGTGGTATGAAGGTCTGCAAGAGAAGTATAGTAGAGCCATACCTAGTGTCATTGTGCCAAACACTACATGTCACTTGCCACGGAAAGATGCTTTCCATATGATGAGGGATCCTGTCAATGGAGATATTCCATGGCCCGGGCTTATATTTGGCCTCTCTGTGCTTGCCCTGTGGTGCTGGTGCACTGATCAG GTGATTGTGCAAAGGTCACTCTCAGCGAAGAGCCTCTCTCATGCTAAAGGCGGGTCAGTGCTGGGTGGATATTTGAAAATATTTCCAATGTTTTTCATTGTCATGCCAGGCATGATTAGCAGAGCTCTCTTTCCAG ATGATGTGGGATGTGTAGACCCAGAAATCTGCGAGAAGGTCTGTGGAGCTAAAGTGGGTTGTTCAAACATTGCCTATCCTAAGCTGGTAATGGAACTCATGCCTGTAG GACTCCGTGGTTTGATGATTGCTGTGATTATGGCTGCCTTGATGAGCTCTCTCACCTCTATCTTCAATAGCAGCAGCACACTGTTTGCCATAGATATCTGGCAGCGACTCCGTAACAAGGCCACTGATCAGGAGCTCATGATCGTTGGAAG GGTGTTTGTTCTCATTCTCGTTGCCATTAGCATCCTCTGGATCCCCATCATCCAGACAGCCAACAGCGGCCAGCTCTTTGACTACATTCAGTCAATAACCAGTTACCTAGCGCCACCCATCACTGCACTCTTCATCCTAGCAATCTTCTGTAAGAGGATCAATGAGCCA GGAGCTTTCTGGGGATTGATGTTTGGGCTAGCAGTCGGAGTCATACGGATGGTCATGGAGTTCATCTACATGGTGCCCTCCTGTGGTGAGGAGGACCAAAGGCCAGCTGTGTTGAAAGATTTGCACTATTTGTACTTTGCTATCATCCTGTGTGTATTAACAGCAGTTGTCATCGTCTTTGTTAGCCTCTGCACACCACCAATCCCAGAGGAAAAT CTTGCCCAACTGACATGGTGGACTAGACATAGCAAAACACCTGCAAAAGACCTGGAGAACCATAGCACAGAGATTATTTCATCCAAGGGAGAGAATAATTTGGATACTATTCAATCAGAGAATGGAGATTTAGTACATACAGAACATGGAG ATGTGAAGCATCCTTGCTGGAAGAAAGTATATTTCTGGTTCTGTGGGATTTCCATTGACCCCAAGCCAACTTTAACCAGAGAGGATGCAGCAGCCCTTGAAAAGAAGCTCACCAGCATCAAGGAAGAGCCAGTGTGGAAAGCTGTCTGCAATGTCAATGCTGTAGTTCTCTTGGCTATTAACATCTTCTTATGGGGATACTTTGGATGA
- the SLC5A9 gene encoding sodium/glucose cotransporter 4 isoform X4: MPEYLRKRFGGQRIQIYMSVLSLVLYIFTKISTDIFSGALFIQVSLGWNLYLSTVILLAVTAIYTIAGGLTAVIYTDALQTVIMVLGALVLMFIGFDKVGWYEGLQEKYSRAIPSVIVPNTTCHLPRKDAFHMMRDPVNGDIPWPGLIFGLSVLALWCWCTDQVIVQRSLSAKSLSHAKGGSVLGGYLKIFPMFFIVMPGMISRALFPDDVGCVDPEICEKVCGAKVGCSNIAYPKLVMELMPVGLRGLMIAVIMAALMSSLTSIFNSSSTLFAIDIWQRLRNKATDQELMIVGRVFVLILVAISILWIPIIQTANSGQLFDYIQSITSYLAPPITALFILAIFCKRINEPGAFWGLMFGLAVGVIRMVMEFIYMVPSCGEEDQRPAVLKDLHYLYFAIILCVLTAVVIVFVSLCTPPIPEENLAQLTWWTRHSKTPAKDLENHSTEIISSKGENNLDTIQSENGDLVHTEHGDVKHPCWKKVYFWFCGISIDPKPTLTREDAAALEKKLTSIKEEPVWKAVCNVNAVVLLAINIFLWGYFG; this comes from the exons ATGCCCGAATACCTAAGGAAAAGATTTGGAGGGCAGAGGATTCAAATCTACATGTCTGTACTGTCCCTCGTTCTGTATATATTCACCAAAATATCA ACAGATATTTTCTCTGGTGCACTTTTTATCCAAGTCTCTCTCGGCTGGAACCTTTACCTCTCTACAGTGATCTTGTTAGCAGTGACAGCCATCTATACTATAGCTG GTGGTTTAACTGCAGTGATATATACAGATGCTCTGCAGACGGTGATCATGGTGCTTGGAGCTTTGGTACTTATGTTTATAG GCTTTGATAAAGTTGGGTGGTATGAAGGTCTGCAAGAGAAGTATAGTAGAGCCATACCTAGTGTCATTGTGCCAAACACTACATGTCACTTGCCACGGAAAGATGCTTTCCATATGATGAGGGATCCTGTCAATGGAGATATTCCATGGCCCGGGCTTATATTTGGCCTCTCTGTGCTTGCCCTGTGGTGCTGGTGCACTGATCAG GTGATTGTGCAAAGGTCACTCTCAGCGAAGAGCCTCTCTCATGCTAAAGGCGGGTCAGTGCTGGGTGGATATTTGAAAATATTTCCAATGTTTTTCATTGTCATGCCAGGCATGATTAGCAGAGCTCTCTTTCCAG ATGATGTGGGATGTGTAGACCCAGAAATCTGCGAGAAGGTCTGTGGAGCTAAAGTGGGTTGTTCAAACATTGCCTATCCTAAGCTGGTAATGGAACTCATGCCTGTAG GACTCCGTGGTTTGATGATTGCTGTGATTATGGCTGCCTTGATGAGCTCTCTCACCTCTATCTTCAATAGCAGCAGCACACTGTTTGCCATAGATATCTGGCAGCGACTCCGTAACAAGGCCACTGATCAGGAGCTCATGATCGTTGGAAG GGTGTTTGTTCTCATTCTCGTTGCCATTAGCATCCTCTGGATCCCCATCATCCAGACAGCCAACAGCGGCCAGCTCTTTGACTACATTCAGTCAATAACCAGTTACCTAGCGCCACCCATCACTGCACTCTTCATCCTAGCAATCTTCTGTAAGAGGATCAATGAGCCA GGAGCTTTCTGGGGATTGATGTTTGGGCTAGCAGTCGGAGTCATACGGATGGTCATGGAGTTCATCTACATGGTGCCCTCCTGTGGTGAGGAGGACCAAAGGCCAGCTGTGTTGAAAGATTTGCACTATTTGTACTTTGCTATCATCCTGTGTGTATTAACAGCAGTTGTCATCGTCTTTGTTAGCCTCTGCACACCACCAATCCCAGAGGAAAAT CTTGCCCAACTGACATGGTGGACTAGACATAGCAAAACACCTGCAAAAGACCTGGAGAACCATAGCACAGAGATTATTTCATCCAAGGGAGAGAATAATTTGGATACTATTCAATCAGAGAATGGAGATTTAGTACATACAGAACATGGAG ATGTGAAGCATCCTTGCTGGAAGAAAGTATATTTCTGGTTCTGTGGGATTTCCATTGACCCCAAGCCAACTTTAACCAGAGAGGATGCAGCAGCCCTTGAAAAGAAGCTCACCAGCATCAAGGAAGAGCCAGTGTGGAAAGCTGTCTGCAATGTCAATGCTGTAGTTCTCTTGGCTATTAACATCTTCTTATGGGGATACTTTGGATGA